GGGCGCGCCCATGAGCAGGTCCTGGGCGTTCTGGTTCAGGGGGAAGGCGATGACTTCCCGGAGATTGGTCTCGTCGGTGAGGAGCATGACGATGCGGTCGATGCCCGGAGCGATGCCGCCGTGGGGCGGCGCGCCGTACTTCAGCGCGCTGATCATGCCGCCGAACTCCGCGTCGACCTCGCCGGCCGAGTAACCGGCGATTTCGAAGGCCCGGTACATGATGTCGGGCCGGTGGTTCCGGATGGCGCCGCTGGACAGCTCCGTACCGTTGCATACAATGTCGTACTGATAGGCCAGGACATCGAGGGGCGGCGTGGTCTCCAGGGCTTCGAGGCCGCCCTGGGGCATGGAGAAGGGATTGTGCGAGAAGATCACCTTGCCCGATTCGGTGTCGTGCTCGTACATGGGGAAATCGACGATCCAGCAGAAGCGGTAGGCGCCCGGTTCCCGCAGGTCGAGCAGGTCGGCGAAATGCAGACGGAGCCGGCCCGCCACGTCGACGGCCCGTTCCTCCGCGTCGGCCACGAAGAACCACGAGGCCCCCGTTTCGGGTTCGATGACGGATTTCAGCCGTTCCAGGGTCGGTCCGTCCAGCACGCGGGCGATGGAACCCTTGACCCCGTCCTCGGTAAAGGAGATGTACGCCGCGCCCCGTCCCCCGAAATCCTCTTTCACGGTCCGGTCCAGGTTGTCGAAGAAACTGCGGGGCCGAGCGGCCACGTCCGGGACGGCCAGGACCCTGACGACGCCGCCCTTGTCGACGATCTGGCGGAAGGCGTTGAATTCCGACGCCCGGAAGGCCTCGGTGACGTCCTCGATCTCCAGGCCGAACCGGAGGTCGGGCTTGTCGGTCCCGTACCGGAGCATCGCGTCGCGGTAAGGGATGCGCGGGAAGGGCGGGGCGGTTACGTCCCAGTCGCTGAACTCGGTGAACAGGCCGTAAAACAGGGTTTCCAGCGCTTCGAAGACGTCGTCCTGCTCGACGAAGGACATCTCCACGTCCAGCTGGTAGAACTCGCCCGGCGACCGGTCGGCCCGGGCGTCTTCATCCCGGAAGCACGGGGCGATCTGAAAATACCGGTCGAACCCCGAGATCATCAGCAGCTGCTTGAACTGCTGCGGCGCCTGGGGCAGGGCGTAGAACTTGCCGGGATGCACGCGGCTCGGGACCAGGTAGTCCCGGGCGCCCTCGGGCGAACTGCTGGTGAGGATGGGCGTGTTGAACTCGTTGAAACCCATTTCCGTCATGCGGCGCCGAATGCTCGCGATGATGCGCGACCGCATGATGATGTTGTGGTGCAGCCGCTCCCTGCGCAGGTCCAGCATGCGGTAGGTCAGCCGGGTGGCCTCCGGGTATTCCCGCTCGTCGGCGACCGACAGGGGCAGGGCATCCGCGGCGCTGAGCACCGTCATGGAATCGGCCTTCACCTCGATGTGCCCGGTGGGCAGGTTGGGGTTGATCGCATCCTCCGCCCGCAGGATCACCTCGCCGGTAAAGGTGGCGACGCTCTCCGAACGCAGGTCTCCCGCATCCTCGTGGAATCCGCTTTCCGGCGTGATGACGACCTGCGTGACCCCGTAGTGGTCTCTCAGGTCGATGAAGAGCAGGCCGCCGTGGTCCCGCTTGCGGTGCACCCAGCCGGCGATCCGCACCCGCGTTCCATCGTCGGTCTGCCGCAATTCGCCGCAGGTGTGCGTCCTGTACGGGTGGTCTTTCATCTTATTCCCTTTCTTCCCTTTCCGGTTGAACCGCGACTCGGGTCGGTGCGTCACGCGGGCCGGCCGGACCGCTCAACGCCCAGGTCGGCCAGGAGGTCCAGCGTATTCCGCATGCAGATCCTGGAGGCCGCTTCACCGGCCTCCGAAAACTGTTTTCCACCCGGCAATTCAAGCAGGGTCTGTTCGATCTGCTCCGGTCCGATGCGCCAATGGGTCTCGAGTGACACGCAACCCTCGTAGTCCCGCTCGACCAGATCGGCGAACTGACCGCGGTAGTCTATTTCACCTTCGCACATGGGAACATTGACGTACCCACCGTCCGTGCCCCTGGCCCCATCCTTGATGTGCATGTGATACATGTCCGACCGGATGTGATCGTAGCCGTCGGGATAAGGTGCGTGACCGTCGTCGTCGAACAGTTCGTTGCAGGGATCCCAGAGAGGTTTGACGACCTGTGTATCCATGGCGTCGATCAAACGCCGGGTCTCCGCGCCGGTGCCGATCATGGTGGACATTTCGTTTTCCAGTCCCAGCACGACGCCCTCGCCCTCGGCGATACGGACAGGTTCAAGGAACCGTTCGACAATCCGGTCCCAGTACTTATCGAGGGGATCCTGTTTCCAGAAGGCGAAAACGCGGACCAGCGGCGTGTCCAAACCCCGGGCGACCCGTATGCTCCTGCGGAGGATTCCGAGATGTTCCCTGTACGAGGCGTCGTCATCTATGTCGCATTTGTAGAAGGGTGGCGCCACGCCGACGACCGCCAGTCCGGCTTCACCGGTCCGGTCCCTGATCCGGGCGATCTCGTCGTCGTCAAGATCCTGGGGTGGCTTGTCCCAGATCGATCGGATCTCGATCCCGTCCAGGTTGAAATCACGGGCGAATGCGATGACCCTGTCCAGGTCCTGGGACACTTCGTCGGTGATTACGGCGATCGTGAACATGGGGCTGGTTGCCTCCCTGGCGCGTCTCTTCCTGCGCGCGTGTTTCCTACGCTTTGTGCCCGGCCATGGACTCGGCGAACCGGAAGATCGACGACTCCTGGTCGAAGGTCTCCACCGAACCGGGCCGGCTGTTTCTGATTTCCGCTATGGCGGCTTCGGGCGTGGACCCCCGCCAGACGAGATAACCGGCCAGGACGGTTCCGGTGCGGCCTATGCCCGCCATGCAGTGTACGACCACGCCGCCCTGTTCTATATGTTCATCGATATACTCGACGGCCCGACGGATCTGTTCCGGAGAAGGCGCCGTCATGTCCTCCACGGGTATGTGCAGGCTTTGGATCCCGCAGTGGTCCAGCGTCCCCCCGTGGAGCGGTTCGCGGGTCAGGGACACCACGGTGCGTACGCCCAGTTCCTTCAGGCGCATCAGGTCCTGTACCAGCGCGGGGTCCGCCGCAGCGCCCGCGCGACCTCGAAGGGCACTCGTCGGCAGGGCCATGCCGGCCAGCCGACGGGGTATGATCCAGGTGAAGTTTCTAAGCATCCTCTGCTCACGGTGTTACTTTGCTCACGGTGTTACTTTGCTCACGGTGTTACTTTGCTCGCGGTGTTACTTAGCCCACCGTGTCACTTCCCGGAGATGTCCTCGAACTTGCCTTCCTCGATATTCCTCGGATCGATGGTTGTCTTCGGCTTCTTCGGCGTCCGGGACCGGGGTTCGGGCTCCGGACGGGCCGGCCGGGGGGGACGCATGACCATGGCGGCCAGGAAACGAAGGGCCTGCTGGATCAGGATCCCCGCCAGGAATCTCATTACGAACCGGAGAATGTAGGTCAGCATGGCGCTATCCGCTGCAGGAGGGTTGCATCACTTCTTCCACCCGCGCGCGCGCTTCCTCCTGCACTTCGTCGGGCGTGCGCGCGCCGTCGATGATCCGGATGTGGTCCAGGGCGCTTCTCCGCCGCGCCAGTTCCAGGTAGTTTTCGCGGATGGCGCGGAGCGTTTCGAGATCTTCGAACAGTTCGGTATCCGGCCGCGCCCGGCGTATGCGGTCCATGCAGACTTCGGCGGGCGCGTCAATCAGCAGGGTCAGGTGGGGGTGGATCGCCCGGGCGTTGATCGACTCGATCCAGTCCAACTCGCCGGGCATCTCCCGCCACTGGTAGGCGAAGGACGAGAGGAAATACCGGTCGCACAGCACGGGGATTCCGCGGTGTATGTGGGATTCGATTTCCGATTTGACGTGGTCGATCCGATCGGCCGCGAACAGCAGCGCGTGACAAATGCCGTCGAGTTCCACCCGGCGCTGAAGGGCGTCCTTCAACAGTCTTCCGATGGGCCGGTTCGTGGGTTCTCCCGTGGTATGGACCGGACCGCCGTAACGGGTTTCCATCCACCGCCTGAGCCGCTTCAACTGGGTCGTCTTGCCCGCACCGTCGATCCCTTCGATCACGATGAACGGCGCGGTGGCCTCCCCGGCGTCGCCGCGGGCCTCCTTCCCCATCATGAATACCCCCATGGGCGGAGCAGGTCCCGCCATCCACGCGCTTCCTCCAGGACGCCGGCCTCCCTCTGTTCATATCGTTTCAGGACTTCCCTCAGCCCGGTGCTGAACAGGACGCCGATGGCGCCGAGCCCCAGAAAGAGCAGCCCGATGCCGCTGGCCAGGCTGAAAACCATGACGAGGGAACCGGCCAGCAACAACGCGAAGGAATGCCGCGGGTTGTCCACGACCAGGTATACGCTCGTCCGGACGATCTGCCGGACTGGTGCTTGTTCGCGCAGCATGAGGGGCAGCGCGTATGCGGCCGTCATGCAGACGAAGACGATCAACCACATCATCACGCCGCTCAATATCGCTCCCGTCCATGGCCTGTCTTCCATGAGCTGTACGTAGAAGAGCACGTTGGCCGCGAGGAGGATCAGGACGCCAGCGTACATGCCGCAGAGCAGAAAGCTCCGGCGCAGATCTCCGCGGGTGTGGGCGAAGAAGTCCCCGATGCCCGTTTCTTCGTAGGCCGCGATACGTCCGGTGACCCGGAACAGTCCGGCGAAGGCGAGGGGAAGGGTTACCAGCGGCAGGGCAAGCAGCAGCCAGAGGATGTTGATCACGATCAGCGTTCCCAGGTAATCATAGGTATTCCAGAACCACTTCCTGAACAGACCGGGTTCCCTGTCCTGCATATTCGGCGCACCCCGTATCCAAAGGCCGACTCGGACTGCGTCAGCGGTACGCGAAGCCCGTATCCAAAGGCCGACTCGGACTGCTAATGCAACGCCAGCATGGTACAGGCTGCCCCTCGAATTCGCAACTGTTTTCTTGATGAGAAAAAACCTTGACTTCGCCGCCGTACCGCGCTATAATGCCCCATTCGACATAAGGCAGCCGAATGGTTTTCACATCGAGTAATGGACTGAAATGACAGCCGCAAGTTCCTCCCGGTCATCCCGATTCTACGCTTGGCGGAAGCAGAGCGATCTGTTTACCTGGTGGCCTTTTTACGGGACGAGGCGGCATGTCATGCGAAGCGGCGCCTGATTGAAGTAGATTCATCCTTCGTTGATTTGACCGGCCTCTACCCTCACAAGGTAGCGGCCTTTTTTGTTTTTGGGTGAATCGAAGACGGGCCGCTAAAGGGTTGGGGATACTACAGCAACGGTTCACCGGGAGCGGGACAGGACCATGCGTGTTACCCATATACACCTGGAAGCCATCGAATACCAGACCGGGGGCGGCGTTTCCGTCAAGCGGTACGCCGAGCATCTTTCCCCGGACGAAGCCATTGAACCTGTAATCGACGCGCTCGATGCCCGCCTGGGCGCCCTGTTCGCGTCCGGTTACGAGTATCCCGGAAGGTATACCCGGTGGGACATGGGGTTCTTCGATCCGCCGATCCGGATCGAAACCCGGGAGAACGCCTTTCGTATCGAGGCCCTGAACGCCCGGGGCAGGGTGTTGCTGCCGGCGATCCTTGCGCAGGTCGAAAGTCTGCGGGCCACGCGTACCGTTGCCCTTCGCGAAGACCGCGTCTACGGCGAGGTGCATTCGCCCGGCGGATATTTCCCGGAAGAGCAGCGCAGCCGGCAACCCTCTGTTTTCTCGATCCTGCGGGGGATCATCGACCTCTTCTCTTGCCCGGACGAGCATCATCTCGGCCTCTACGGCGCCTTCGGCTACGACCTGGCCTTTCAGTTCGAACCCATGGACTACCGGCTGAGCCGTCCGGCGGACCAGCGCGACCTGGTGCTCTACCTGCCTGACCGGTTGGTGACGGTCGATCACAACCGCGAGGTGGCCGTCCGGTACGATTACGAATTCGATACGGGCGACCGGTCCACCCAGGGCCTGCCCAGGGAAGGCGCCGTCCAGTCCTACCGCGGAGGTCGCGCCGCGACCGGCAGAGAGTACGAGAAGGGCGAGTATGGGGATGTCGTGCGACAGGCGCACGAATACTTCAGGAAAGGCGATCTGTTCGAGGTCGTCCCCAGCCAGACCTTCTACGAGTCATGCCCGGACCCGCCTTCCGAGATCTTCCGCCGCCTCAGGGAACGGAATCCCGCGCCTTACGCCACGCTCATCAACCTGGGACAGCGGGAATACCTGGTCGGCGCTTCGCCCGAGATGTTCGTCCGGGGCGAAGGGATCCGCATCGAGACCTGTCCCATCGCCGGCACGGTCAGCCGGGGGAACGACGCGCTAAGCGACGCCGACCAGATTCTCAAGCTGCTGAGTTCGGAGAAAGGGGACTCGGAACTGACCATGTGCACGGACGTGGACAGGAACGACAAGTCACGGATCTGCGTGCCCGGAAGCGTCCGGGTCATCGGCCGGCGGCAGATCGAGATGTACTCGCGGGTCATTCACACGGTCGACCACGTGGAAGGCATTCTGCGGCCGGAGTATGATGCGCTGGACGCCTTTCTTGCGCACACCTGGGCGGTCACCGTGACCGGCGCGCCGAAAATCTGGGCCATGCGGTTCATTGAAGAAAACGAACGGTCCTACCGCTCGTGGTACGGAGGCGCGATCGGATTCCTCGGATTCGACGGAAACATGAACACGGGGCTTACCCTGAGGACCATACGCATCAAAGACGGGATCGCCGAAGTGAGGGCCGGGAGCACGCTGCTGATCGACTCCGATCCCGGGGACGAGGAGCGGGAGACGGAACTCAAGGCCATGGCATTCATCGACGCGATCCGGCGCCCCCGAGGATCGGGCGGGGATTCGCAGCATACCGGTTCCGCGGAAAACTCGGGTGCGGGGAAACGGGTGTTTCTGGTCGACTACGAGGATTCTTTCGTGCATACGCTGGCCAACTACCTGCGCCAGACCGGCGCCGACGTCATGACGGTCCGGACGGGCATCTCGCGGTCCAGGCTGACGGAACTCATGGACGCCTACGCCCCGGACCTGGTCTTTCTGTCGCCCGGTCCCGGCCAACCGTCGGATTTCGACGTGGCGCTGGCCATCGACGCGGCGCTGGAACGGACGCTGCCCATCTTCGGCGTCTGCCTGGGGCTGCAGGGTATCGTCGAGTACTTCGGCGGCACCCTGGGCGTGCTGCCCTATCCCATGCACGGGAAGGCGTCGCGCGTGACTGTCCTGGCCGGGCAGGCCGGGCAGGCCGGGCAGGCCGGGCAGGCCGGGACACTGTTCGAAGGGTTCCCCCGGTCATTCACGGTAGGCCGATACCACTCGCTGTACGCCGACCGCGATCGGCTGCCGCCGGAACTTTCGGTCACGGCGGAGACCGAGGACGGCGTCGTCATGGCCATCGAACATCGCACGATGCCCGTGGCGGCGGTGCAGTTCCATCCCGAATCCATCATGACGCTCAAGGACGGGATCGGCATACGTCTCATCGACAACGTCTTCAGGAAACTGGTTAAAGAGGCCGATGCGGTGGACGCGAGCCGGGAGGGCGGACCATGAACCAACCCACGAACCGGTCCATGAACCGGCCCATGAACCGGCGCGAAGTCATCCTGACGGGCATCAAGCCGACGGGCAGTCCGCACCTCGGCAACTACATCGGCGCCATCCGGCCCGCGCTGGAACTCGCGCGGCGGTCGCCCGAAGCACATGCCATGTATTTCCTGGCGGACTACCACGCCCTGACGCTCGTGAAGGACCCCGTGCGCTTCAGGGACCTGTGCCACGAACTCGCCGCGACCTGGATCGCCTGCGGGCTGGATCCCGAACGCCAGGTCTTCTACCGCCAGTCGGACGTGCCCGAGGTGTTCGAGCTGTCATGGATCCTGTCCTGTTCGACGTCGAAGGGCCTGATGAACCGCGCCCACGCGTACAAGGCGCAGGTGGACCGACACACGCGAGTCCACACGCGAGGCGGCGGGGGCGCGGACACCAGAGGCGGCGGGGGCACGGACGGTGGGGACGCCCGGGACGCTAACGCCGGGGACGCCGGGGACGCGGACGCCGGGGTGAACATGGGGTTGTATTCCTATCCCATACTCATGGCGGCGGACATCCTGCTGTTCCAGACGAAGTATGTGCCGGTGGGGCGGGACCAGGAACAGCACATCGAGATCGCCCGGGACATCGCCGCGCGTTTCAACCGGAGCTTCGGCGACGTGCTCACCCTGCCGCTGTACCTGTCCGATCCTACAACGGCCGAGATTCCCGGCACGGACGGCAGAAAGATGAGCAAGGCCTATAACAACACCATACCGCTTTTCGGGTCGCGCGAACAGTTGCGCAGGGCCATATTCGGGATCAAGACGGATTCGAGTCCGCCCGGCGCGCCCAAGGACCCCGGGACGTCGCTCGTATTCCAGATCTTCAGGCAGTTCGCGGACGGGGACCGGACCGAGACGATGCGAAGCCGGCTGGTGCAGGGCCGGATCACCTGGAAAGCGGCCAAAGAAGAGTTGTTCGATCTCATCGATGGTTTACTGGAACGCCCCAGGGCGGTTTACGAGGAGTTGATGGCCGACCGGTCCCGCATCGACCGCTTGCTGGAAGCGGGCGCCTGCAACGCGCGGGAACTGGCCCGCCCGACCATGGAGATCGTGCGGCAGGCGGTGGGGCGATAGCGGCGTTCGTCCCCGCGACCGGGTTTCAAGCTACGCGAAGGAGACGGGGTTACATGATACAGCAAGCGATTGCGAAGGCGATTGAAGGGGCCTCGCTGACCGAAGCGGAAGCCGTGGAGGTCATGAACGGGATCATGTCGGGGGACGCCACGCCGGCGCAGATCGGCGCGTTCCTCGTCGCCTTCCGGCTGAAGGGCGAGACGATCGAGGAGGTCACCGGGTTCGCCAGGGTCATGCGCGCCAGGGCCACGCGGATCGACTGCAAGGCCTATCCCATCGTGGATACCTGCGGCACGGGCGGCGACGGAAAGCATACGTTCAACATCTCGACGGCGGCGGCTTTCGTCGCCGCGGCCGCGGGCGCGTTCATCGCCAAGCACGGCGGCCGCGCGGCTTCCAGCAAGGCGGGCAGCGCCGACGTGCTGACGGCCCTGGGCGTCAATATCGAATTGCCTCCGGAAAAGGTATCCGCCTGCATCGACGAGATCGGCATCGGGTTCATGTTCGCCCCGGCCCTCCACTCGGCCATGCGGTTCGCGAGCGGTCCGCGCCGGGAGCTCGGTGTGCGGACGGTGCTCAACCTGCTGGGACCGCTGACCAATCCGGCCGGGACCACGGCCCAGGTCATGGGCGTATACGACGCGGGCGTCATCCAGACCGCCGCCCACGTGCTGAACAACCTGGGGGCGGAGCACGCTTTCGTGGTGCACAGCGCGGACGGGCTGGACGAGTTCACTACCACGGCGCCGACCCACGTGGCGGAGGCCCGGGACGGCGTCGTGAGGACCTATGACGTCGCGCCGGAAGATTTCGGCCTGCCGCGGGCGTCCATCGAGGACCTCAGAGGGGGCGAGGCGGAAGAGAACGCGGAGATCATCCGGTCCGTACTGGCCGGGGAGTCCGGCCCCCGACGGGACATCGTCCTGCTTAACGCCGCGGCGGCGATCGTGGCCGGCGGCGCCGCGGAGGACTTCGAAGAGGGTATCGAAAAGGCGGCCCGGGCTATCGACACCGGCGGGGCGCGGGAGAAACTCGACGCGCTGGTCCGCATGACCGGCGAATGACCCCCCGGACCGCGTGCGCCGAACCCCGCGCGTCGGCCCCGGGCAACGGGATGGGAAAGACACAAGAGCCATGAATATCCTGGATCGGATCGTAGCGCATAAGATCGAAGAGGTCGAAGACCGGAAGCGGCGCGTGCCCCTGCCCGTGCCCCCGCCCGAAGGCGAGCCCGTTCGCCGCCGCGACATCCGCCCCTTCGACCGTGCGCTGAAACAGGGCGACGGCATCGGGGTCATCGCCGAATTCAAGAAGGCCTCGCCGTCGAGAGGCGCGATCCGTCCCGACGCGGCGCCCGCGGAGATCGGGCCGGTCTACGCGGCCCACGGCGCTTCGGCCATATCGGTGTTGACGGACCGGCGGTTCTTCCAGGGCAGCGACGAGGACCTGGCGGTACTCCGGCGGTGCGTTCCCGTGCCCGTGCTGCGCAAGGAGTTCATCGTGGACGAGTACCAGGTCCACGAGACCGCGGCGCTGGGCGCGGACGCCATGCTGCTCATCGCGGCCATCCTGGACGACGCCCGCCTTGCGGACCTGCAGCGGACCGCGGCGGCCTGCGGCCTGCACTGCCTGGTGGAAGTGCACGACGAGAGGGAACTGGACCGGGCCCTGGCGGCGGGCAGCCGCATTATCGGCATCAACAACCGGGACCTGACGGACTTCACCGTTTCGCTGGATACGTCTTTGCGTCTCCGTCCGCGCATCCCCGGGGGCATCGTGACCGTCAGCGAGAGCGGGATCCATGGGCGCGCGGACGTCCTTCGGCTGCAGGAGGCGGGATTCGATGCCGTACTCGTGGGCGAGTCCCTGATGGGGGCTGAGGAGATCGGCGGACAACTTGACGCCCTGCTGGGCCGGTCCGCCGCGAAGGCA
This region of Gemmatimonadota bacterium genomic DNA includes:
- a CDS encoding anthranilate synthase component I is translated as MRVTHIHLEAIEYQTGGGVSVKRYAEHLSPDEAIEPVIDALDARLGALFASGYEYPGRYTRWDMGFFDPPIRIETRENAFRIEALNARGRVLLPAILAQVESLRATRTVALREDRVYGEVHSPGGYFPEEQRSRQPSVFSILRGIIDLFSCPDEHHLGLYGAFGYDLAFQFEPMDYRLSRPADQRDLVLYLPDRLVTVDHNREVAVRYDYEFDTGDRSTQGLPREGAVQSYRGGRAATGREYEKGEYGDVVRQAHEYFRKGDLFEVVPSQTFYESCPDPPSEIFRRLRERNPAPYATLINLGQREYLVGASPEMFVRGEGIRIETCPIAGTVSRGNDALSDADQILKLLSSEKGDSELTMCTDVDRNDKSRICVPGSVRVIGRRQIEMYSRVIHTVDHVEGILRPEYDALDAFLAHTWAVTVTGAPKIWAMRFIEENERSYRSWYGGAIGFLGFDGNMNTGLTLRTIRIKDGIAEVRAGSTLLIDSDPGDEERETELKAMAFIDAIRRPRGSGGDSQHTGSAENSGAGKRVFLVDYEDSFVHTLANYLRQTGADVMTVRTGISRSRLTELMDAYAPDLVFLSPGPGQPSDFDVALAIDAALERTLPIFGVCLGLQGIVEYFGGTLGVLPYPMHGKASRVTVLAGQAGQAGQAGQAGTLFEGFPRSFTVGRYHSLYADRDRLPPELSVTAETEDGVVMAIEHRTMPVAAVQFHPESIMTLKDGIGIRLIDNVFRKLVKEADAVDASREGGP
- a CDS encoding sugar phosphate isomerase/epimerase translates to MFTIAVITDEVSQDLDRVIAFARDFNLDGIEIRSIWDKPPQDLDDDEIARIRDRTGEAGLAVVGVAPPFYKCDIDDDASYREHLGILRRSIRVARGLDTPLVRVFAFWKQDPLDKYWDRIVERFLEPVRIAEGEGVVLGLENEMSTMIGTGAETRRLIDAMDTQVVKPLWDPCNELFDDDGHAPYPDGYDHIRSDMYHMHIKDGARGTDGGYVNVPMCEGEIDYRGQFADLVERDYEGCVSLETHWRIGPEQIEQTLLELPGGKQFSEAGEAASRICMRNTLDLLADLGVERSGRPA
- a CDS encoding DUF624 domain-containing protein; this encodes MQDREPGLFRKWFWNTYDYLGTLIVINILWLLLALPLVTLPLAFAGLFRVTGRIAAYEETGIGDFFAHTRGDLRRSFLLCGMYAGVLILLAANVLFYVQLMEDRPWTGAILSGVMMWLIVFVCMTAAYALPLMLREQAPVRQIVRTSVYLVVDNPRHSFALLLAGSLVMVFSLASGIGLLFLGLGAIGVLFSTGLREVLKRYEQREAGVLEEARGWRDLLRPWGYS
- a CDS encoding protein phosphatase: MLRNFTWIIPRRLAGMALPTSALRGRAGAAADPALVQDLMRLKELGVRTVVSLTREPLHGGTLDHCGIQSLHIPVEDMTAPSPEQIRRAVEYIDEHIEQGGVVVHCMAGIGRTGTVLAGYLVWRGSTPEAAIAEIRNSRPGSVETFDQESSIFRFAESMAGHKA
- the trpD gene encoding anthranilate phosphoribosyltransferase gives rise to the protein MIQQAIAKAIEGASLTEAEAVEVMNGIMSGDATPAQIGAFLVAFRLKGETIEEVTGFARVMRARATRIDCKAYPIVDTCGTGGDGKHTFNISTAAAFVAAAAGAFIAKHGGRAASSKAGSADVLTALGVNIELPPEKVSACIDEIGIGFMFAPALHSAMRFASGPRRELGVRTVLNLLGPLTNPAGTTAQVMGVYDAGVIQTAAHVLNNLGAEHAFVVHSADGLDEFTTTAPTHVAEARDGVVRTYDVAPEDFGLPRASIEDLRGGEAEENAEIIRSVLAGESGPRRDIVLLNAAAAIVAGGAAEDFEEGIEKAARAIDTGGAREKLDALVRMTGE
- the trpS gene encoding tryptophan--tRNA ligase; the encoded protein is MNRREVILTGIKPTGSPHLGNYIGAIRPALELARRSPEAHAMYFLADYHALTLVKDPVRFRDLCHELAATWIACGLDPERQVFYRQSDVPEVFELSWILSCSTSKGLMNRAHAYKAQVDRHTRVHTRGGGGADTRGGGGTDGGDARDANAGDAGDADAGVNMGLYSYPILMAADILLFQTKYVPVGRDQEQHIEIARDIAARFNRSFGDVLTLPLYLSDPTTAEIPGTDGRKMSKAYNNTIPLFGSREQLRRAIFGIKTDSSPPGAPKDPGTSLVFQIFRQFADGDRTETMRSRLVQGRITWKAAKEELFDLIDGLLERPRAVYEELMADRSRIDRLLEAGACNARELARPTMEIVRQAVGR
- the tmk gene encoding dTMP kinase; the encoded protein is MAGPAPPMGVFMMGKEARGDAGEATAPFIVIEGIDGAGKTTQLKRLRRWMETRYGGPVHTTGEPTNRPIGRLLKDALQRRVELDGICHALLFAADRIDHVKSEIESHIHRGIPVLCDRYFLSSFAYQWREMPGELDWIESINARAIHPHLTLLIDAPAEVCMDRIRRARPDTELFEDLETLRAIRENYLELARRRSALDHIRIIDGARTPDEVQEEARARVEEVMQPSCSG
- the trpC gene encoding indole-3-glycerol phosphate synthase TrpC; this encodes MNILDRIVAHKIEEVEDRKRRVPLPVPPPEGEPVRRRDIRPFDRALKQGDGIGVIAEFKKASPSRGAIRPDAAPAEIGPVYAAHGASAISVLTDRRFFQGSDEDLAVLRRCVPVPVLRKEFIVDEYQVHETAALGADAMLLIAAILDDARLADLQRTAAACGLHCLVEVHDERELDRALAAGSRIIGINNRDLTDFTVSLDTSLRLRPRIPGGIVTVSESGIHGRADVLRLQEAGFDAVLVGESLMGAEEIGGQLDALLGRSAAKAQQGIRGGTATPGAGP
- the aspS gene encoding aspartate--tRNA ligase, coding for MKDHPYRTHTCGELRQTDDGTRVRIAGWVHRKRDHGGLLFIDLRDHYGVTQVVITPESGFHEDAGDLRSESVATFTGEVILRAEDAINPNLPTGHIEVKADSMTVLSAADALPLSVADEREYPEATRLTYRMLDLRRERLHHNIIMRSRIIASIRRRMTEMGFNEFNTPILTSSSPEGARDYLVPSRVHPGKFYALPQAPQQFKQLLMISGFDRYFQIAPCFRDEDARADRSPGEFYQLDVEMSFVEQDDVFEALETLFYGLFTEFSDWDVTAPPFPRIPYRDAMLRYGTDKPDLRFGLEIEDVTEAFRASEFNAFRQIVDKGGVVRVLAVPDVAARPRSFFDNLDRTVKEDFGGRGAAYISFTEDGVKGSIARVLDGPTLERLKSVIEPETGASWFFVADAEERAVDVAGRLRLHFADLLDLREPGAYRFCWIVDFPMYEHDTESGKVIFSHNPFSMPQGGLEALETTPPLDVLAYQYDIVCNGTELSSGAIRNHRPDIMYRAFEIAGYSAGEVDAEFGGMISALKYGAPPHGGIAPGIDRIVMLLTDETNLREVIAFPLNQNAQDLLMGAPGEVSEKQLRELHIRLRR